A single window of Candidatus Eremiobacterota bacterium DNA harbors:
- the glgX gene encoding glycogen debranching protein GlgX — protein sequence MAVKTKKKLTVTEGCWYPLGATLTDDGVNFALYSRDAEEVTLELFDEPGEKPTASIKLEHRTKYIWHALVHDIGAGQLYGYRVKGPYEPARGFRCNEHKLLIDPYAKAVSGKAENVDNLLFSYDSRSDLKDLSMDERDNAKVMPKSIVIDDRFDWQGDRPLHIPVEKLIIYETHLKGFTAHRSSKVKHRGTYLGFIEKIPYLRELGITAVELLPIQEFQVEDFLSAKGLTNYWGYNTIAFFAPESSYSTKSSPGCQVGEFKTLVRELHKAGIEVILDVVYNHTGEGNELGPTLSLKGIDNHTYYALAGDEEYPGRYYMNYSGCGNSINAQNHQVIRLIADSLRYWVQEMHVDGFRFDLATVLGRTASGFSSHSVFFDVISQDPVLSGVKLIAEPWDVATYQVGNFPLDWCEWNGKFRDTLRRFTKGDNGQLGELAKRITGSADIYADDGRTPYQSINFITCHDGFTLHDLVSYNEKHNEANLEENRDGSTDNNSWNCGEEGPTKNEEILTLRKQQAKNFMVTLLASLGTPMIQCGDEVLRSQGGNNNAYCQDNEISWFDWSLVLKNADFLTFTREMIALTKAFQGLQVRKFFKGYYDRVLDVFEINWYNKELSFPEWDDPESKTVALQIHAREKSGFEYYFMYILNSDYRTQYFELPELPSPFTWHRKVDTSFPAGEDILPRGSETEVVPADYYFVNARSIVLLVALNLEKREKKD from the coding sequence ATGGCGGTAAAAACGAAAAAAAAGCTTACCGTCACCGAGGGCTGCTGGTACCCTCTGGGTGCGACGCTCACTGACGACGGCGTAAACTTCGCCCTCTATTCCCGTGATGCCGAAGAGGTGACTCTCGAGCTTTTTGACGAGCCCGGGGAAAAGCCCACGGCCTCCATCAAGCTCGAGCACAGGACAAAATACATATGGCACGCCCTTGTGCATGACATCGGCGCCGGCCAGCTCTACGGTTACAGGGTAAAGGGGCCGTACGAACCCGCCAGGGGCTTCAGGTGCAATGAACACAAGCTTCTCATAGATCCCTATGCAAAAGCCGTGAGCGGCAAGGCAGAGAACGTCGATAATCTTCTCTTCAGCTATGACAGCCGTTCTGACCTGAAGGACCTCTCAATGGACGAGCGTGACAACGCGAAAGTCATGCCAAAAAGCATTGTCATAGACGACCGCTTTGACTGGCAGGGAGACAGGCCCCTCCACATCCCTGTTGAAAAGCTCATCATCTACGAGACGCACCTGAAAGGCTTCACGGCCCACCGCTCTTCAAAAGTGAAGCACCGGGGCACTTACCTTGGCTTCATTGAAAAGATACCTTATCTCAGGGAGCTCGGCATCACTGCCGTGGAGCTCCTTCCCATCCAGGAGTTCCAGGTTGAGGATTTTCTCAGCGCAAAAGGCCTTACCAATTACTGGGGCTACAATACCATCGCCTTCTTCGCCCCTGAGTCCTCCTACTCCACGAAGTCCTCGCCGGGCTGCCAGGTGGGCGAGTTCAAGACGCTTGTGAGGGAGCTTCACAAAGCGGGTATTGAAGTGATCCTCGACGTGGTCTACAACCATACAGGCGAAGGAAACGAGCTGGGCCCCACACTCTCCCTGAAAGGCATCGATAACCATACTTATTACGCGCTTGCCGGCGACGAAGAGTACCCAGGGCGCTACTATATGAACTACAGCGGCTGCGGGAACTCCATCAATGCCCAGAACCACCAGGTGATAAGGCTTATCGCCGACTCCCTGCGCTACTGGGTGCAGGAGATGCACGTTGACGGCTTCCGCTTTGACCTCGCCACGGTCCTGGGTCGCACCGCTTCGGGCTTCTCATCGCACTCCGTGTTCTTTGACGTCATATCACAGGACCCTGTCCTCAGCGGGGTGAAGCTCATCGCCGAGCCCTGGGACGTGGCCACCTACCAGGTAGGAAACTTTCCCCTGGACTGGTGCGAGTGGAACGGAAAATTCAGGGACACGTTGCGCCGCTTCACCAAAGGAGACAACGGGCAGCTCGGCGAGCTTGCAAAGCGCATCACCGGCTCCGCTGACATCTATGCCGATGACGGCCGCACCCCTTACCAGAGCATTAATTTCATCACCTGCCACGACGGCTTCACCCTCCATGACCTCGTCTCCTACAATGAAAAGCATAACGAGGCCAACCTCGAGGAGAACAGGGACGGCTCGACGGACAACAACTCCTGGAACTGCGGCGAAGAGGGCCCCACGAAAAACGAGGAGATCCTGACCCTGAGGAAGCAGCAGGCCAAGAACTTCATGGTCACCCTCCTCGCTTCACTCGGGACTCCCATGATCCAGTGCGGCGACGAGGTCCTGAGAAGCCAGGGGGGAAACAACAACGCGTACTGCCAGGATAATGAAATCAGCTGGTTCGACTGGTCCCTCGTGTTAAAAAATGCCGACTTTCTCACCTTCACCAGGGAGATGATCGCCCTCACCAAGGCTTTCCAGGGGCTTCAGGTGAGAAAATTCTTCAAGGGGTATTACGACAGGGTTCTGGACGTCTTCGAAATTAACTGGTACAACAAGGAGCTGAGCTTTCCCGAGTGGGACGACCCTGAAAGCAAGACCGTGGCCCTCCAGATCCACGCAAGGGAAAAGAGCGGCTTCGAATACTACTTCATGTATATTCTCAACTCAGACTACCGCACACAGTACTTCGAGCTTCCCGAGCTCCCCTCGCCGTTCACCTGGCACAGGAAGGTTGACACGAGCTTCCCCGCCGGGGAGGATATCCTGCCCCGCGGCAGCGAGACCGAGGTAGTTCCTGCTGATTACTACTTCGTAAACGCCAGGAGCATCGTGCTCCTCGTGGCACTGAACCTTGAGAAGCGGGAAAAGAAGGACTAG
- a CDS encoding TatD family hydrolase produces MHIDTHAHLQFKSFKKDRVQVIERAASQGVSVIVTVGINMGSSEQALKLSLEHGGIYGALGFHPHNAGEMAPGDLAALEAMARNEKVVAVGELGLDYHYHFSPPEVQAEVFREQLRLAHRVKKPLVIHSREASEETLAILREEKAEERGGVIHCFSDTMEYARRFLEMGFYLGFTGMIAYGNAGELRKVVAAVPEDRIVAETDCPYLDPSRGKRNEPSSIPLIVGKIAELRGKAPDEMASILRRNAMSLFSLKL; encoded by the coding sequence ATGCATATTGACACCCATGCCCATCTTCAGTTCAAGTCCTTCAAAAAGGACCGTGTCCAGGTGATAGAGCGCGCCGCCTCACAGGGCGTTTCTGTAATAGTCACTGTCGGCATAAACATGGGCTCTTCGGAGCAGGCCCTGAAGCTTTCACTGGAACACGGAGGCATCTATGGCGCTCTGGGTTTTCACCCCCACAATGCGGGCGAGATGGCCCCAGGCGACCTTGCGGCTCTTGAGGCGATGGCGCGTAATGAGAAGGTAGTGGCCGTCGGAGAGCTGGGACTTGACTACCATTACCACTTCAGCCCTCCCGAAGTGCAGGCGGAGGTTTTCAGGGAGCAGCTGAGGCTTGCCCACAGGGTGAAAAAGCCCCTGGTCATACATAGCAGGGAGGCATCGGAAGAGACCCTGGCGATCCTGAGAGAAGAAAAGGCTGAAGAGAGGGGAGGCGTGATCCACTGCTTCTCCGACACGATGGAGTATGCCCGCCGCTTTCTCGAGATGGGCTTCTATCTCGGGTTCACAGGGATGATTGCCTACGGGAATGCCGGGGAGCTCAGGAAAGTGGTCGCTGCAGTCCCTGAGGACCGGATTGTCGCGGAAACTGACTGTCCCTACCTCGACCCTTCGAGGGGAAAAAGGAACGAGCCGTCGTCAATCCCTCTCATAGTGGGGAAAATAGCCGAGCTGCGGGGGAAGGCTCCCGATGAAATGGCCTCCATCCTCCGGAGGAATGCCATGAGCCTCTTCTCTCTCAAACTCTGA
- a CDS encoding DUF2330 domain-containing protein encodes MIRTAVLACIMVLCFLASSPSVLADGCYYPEKAYASLPAIPSQRAMVIYQKGIERLVVESAFNGEGKSFGWIVPVPGKPLEVREVSPGFLKTLSICAQPEIVNDLTRQKSFPFLLAVLITLWLVLMGLLRPSLPGAILSLVGFVIIFAVIGPNFLRGRGGGLAPASVTIEGVAVEQEAIVGGYRVSVLDAQSLEALNRWLKTNGFTEVPQEGAAMTEDYIRQQWRFVAAVLTRDQNGLSVPHPLEISFAAASPVYPMRMTALGRSPVYLELFVIADRRAQVTPLTMELCDVLKERPANETRDSKWGIFQEKPEGKLYRMEATYQEVGHPQASSYLWDGAVLTRCAGKLAPKEMNRDLSISFEPYKPFQKKYYSVRGAKDTAMVLTLWIWCIAAPLVLFIFYGKICNAGIPILHFAKVLAPLLALCLVIPPLGPLVIPTIKTGDLGGGISLYGYYRDLSYAVEFVAGSNKKDLEIMPEAAIGKWFLPRLGEAYKDMNREKKPLVNIITGGDVREEDSPGNFTIFTSDRGVFFRLYSPSAIPFDIPIREVKGANSRRE; translated from the coding sequence ATGATAAGGACCGCGGTGCTTGCCTGTATCATGGTGCTGTGCTTTTTGGCTTCCTCGCCATCGGTCCTCGCTGACGGGTGCTATTACCCCGAGAAGGCCTATGCATCTCTTCCCGCGATCCCCTCGCAGAGAGCCATGGTGATATATCAGAAAGGCATTGAGCGGCTTGTCGTGGAATCAGCATTCAACGGGGAAGGGAAAAGCTTTGGATGGATCGTGCCGGTACCCGGGAAGCCTCTCGAAGTGCGCGAAGTGTCTCCCGGCTTCCTGAAGACCCTCTCGATATGCGCCCAGCCCGAAATAGTCAATGATCTCACCAGGCAGAAGAGTTTCCCATTCCTCCTCGCCGTCCTTATCACTCTCTGGCTTGTCTTGATGGGGCTCCTCCGTCCCTCCCTCCCCGGGGCCATTCTGAGCCTGGTTGGCTTCGTGATAATCTTTGCCGTTATCGGCCCGAACTTCCTGAGGGGGCGCGGCGGCGGCCTGGCTCCTGCCTCAGTGACCATAGAAGGCGTCGCCGTCGAGCAGGAGGCCATCGTGGGGGGCTACCGGGTCTCTGTGCTTGATGCACAGAGCCTTGAGGCGCTGAACAGGTGGCTGAAGACCAATGGCTTCACAGAAGTGCCGCAGGAAGGAGCGGCCATGACCGAAGACTATATCAGGCAGCAGTGGCGTTTCGTTGCCGCCGTGCTCACCAGGGACCAGAACGGCCTCTCTGTCCCCCATCCGCTCGAAATCAGCTTTGCTGCCGCATCTCCTGTCTATCCCATGAGGATGACAGCCCTGGGGAGATCGCCCGTATATCTCGAGCTTTTTGTCATCGCTGATCGAAGGGCCCAGGTAACTCCCCTCACCATGGAGCTCTGCGATGTCCTGAAGGAGAGGCCGGCCAATGAGACTCGCGATTCAAAGTGGGGCATATTCCAGGAAAAGCCTGAGGGAAAATTATACCGTATGGAAGCGACCTACCAGGAGGTCGGTCATCCCCAGGCTTCCTCGTACCTGTGGGATGGGGCGGTGCTGACGCGGTGCGCCGGGAAGCTCGCCCCGAAAGAGATGAATCGGGACCTCTCCATTTCCTTTGAGCCTTATAAACCCTTTCAGAAAAAGTATTACAGCGTCCGGGGGGCTAAAGATACGGCCATGGTGCTCACTCTCTGGATCTGGTGTATCGCGGCCCCCCTGGTACTGTTCATTTTCTACGGGAAGATATGCAATGCGGGGATTCCCATCCTGCACTTCGCAAAAGTGCTTGCCCCGCTCCTCGCGCTTTGCCTTGTCATCCCGCCCCTGGGGCCCCTTGTAATTCCTACTATCAAGACGGGGGACCTGGGAGGTGGTATCAGTCTTTATGGCTATTACAGGGATTTGAGCTATGCGGTAGAATTCGTGGCAGGCAGCAACAAGAAGGATCTCGAGATAATGCCGGAAGCTGCGATAGGGAAATGGTTTCTCCCGCGCCTCGGCGAGGCGTATAAAGATATGAACCGTGAAAAGAAGCCCCTTGTGAATATCATTACCGGCGGCGATGTCCGTGAAGAGGATTCCCCTGGAAACTTCACGATTTTCACCAGTGACCGTGGAGTGTTCTTCAGGCTGTACTCTCCTTCAGCAATTCCCTTTGATATTCCGATCAGGGAGGTGAAAGGAGCAAATTCCCGTCGTGAGTGA